In Ciconia boyciana chromosome 3, ASM3463844v1, whole genome shotgun sequence, a genomic segment contains:
- the LOC140649867 gene encoding uncharacterized protein, with protein sequence MVPGGPGWCLLVGLCALVPPTTTQGGPEEDVTPSVRTEELGYHLDRDGDPLRDPQRCGITFHTPSPCSPRGPPVSASRDELDHLKNLLQDTKASLKDVETAATLEDNQTRYQDIITEALPAIHGANLEFQESLDNVRRELEAHVAEADHPRMAEKKEKLRKGVRMVAHMLRLTSRLAQTLDATSRRLHTELSRRLQSSATHAAAATEP encoded by the exons ATGGTCCCGGGGGGCCCCGGCTGGTGCCTGCTGGTGGGTCTCTGTGCCCTCGttccccccaccaccacccaggGGGGACCAGAAGAGGACGTGACACCCAGCGTCAGGACGGAGGAGCTGGGGTACCACCTCGACCGGGATGGGGACCCCCTGCGGGATCCCCAGCGTTGCGGCATCACCTTCCACACCCCCAGCCCTTGCAGCCCCCGTGGGCCACCCGTCTCCGCCTCTCGCGATGAGCTGGATCACCTCAAGAACCTCTTGCAGGACACCAAGGCCAGCCTGAAGGACGTGGAGACGGCGGCCACGCTGGAGGACAACCAGACCCGCTACCAGGACATCATCACCGAGGCGCTGCCCGCCATCCACGGGGCCAACCTGGAATTTCAGGAGAGCCTGGACAATGTCCGCAGGGAGCTGGAGGCTCACGTGGCCGAGGCCGATCACCCACGGATGGCCGAGAAGAAGGAGAA gtTGCGGAAGGGTGTCCGCATGGTGGCCCACATGCTACGGCTCACTAGCCGCCTGGCCCAGACACTCGATGCCACCTCCCGCCGCCTCCACACTGAGCTGAGCCGGCGCCTGCAGAGCTCGGCCACCCACGCCGCCGCTGCCACCGAACCCTAG